From Phaeocystidibacter marisrubri, the proteins below share one genomic window:
- a CDS encoding arsenate reductase family protein, with protein sequence MHFNERELTLLYNARNSRDRQTLAYALTITSHVNKQEVSSVPISGTLFRILLDRFDGDPKSLLNKADPEYQRIHKGREYNPAVWIEAIKRRPELLRAPIAMYKGKVVLCDTPTAILKLANSNIGISA encoded by the coding sequence ATGCATTTCAACGAAAGAGAATTAACCCTTCTGTACAACGCGAGAAATTCTCGTGATCGTCAGACTTTAGCCTACGCGCTAACCATTACATCGCACGTGAACAAGCAAGAAGTGAGTTCCGTTCCCATATCAGGTACTTTATTCCGAATTCTTCTAGACCGATTTGACGGCGACCCGAAGAGCTTGTTGAATAAAGCGGATCCCGAGTATCAGCGAATTCACAAAGGAAGAGAGTACAACCCTGCGGTGTGGATTGAAGCCATCAAAAGACGTCCCGAATTACTTCGGGCTCCCATTGCGATGTATAAAGGGAAGGTGGTTCTTTGCGATACACCTACCGCCATTCTCAAACTGGCAAATTCGAATATTGGAATTTCGGCCTAA
- a CDS encoding enoyl-ACP reductase FabI — MSNNLLAGKKGIIFGALNKDSIAWKVAEQCHAQGAEFVLTNAPIAMRMGEINELAEATGSLIIPADATNMEDLDKLFKGAVEHLGGKLDFVLHSIGMSVNVRKGKHYTDLNYDWLEKGWDVSAVSFHKVMQTAWNLDCMNEWGSILALTYMAAQRTFPDYNDMADNKAYLESIARSFGYHWGVKKNVRVNTISQSPTMTTAGSGVKGFDGFVAYADKMSPLGNADADECASYCVMMFSDFTKKVTLQNLYHDGGFSNMGVSDVVMDQFISGGEK, encoded by the coding sequence ATGTCGAACAATCTATTAGCCGGCAAAAAGGGAATCATCTTTGGCGCCCTTAATAAAGACTCAATCGCCTGGAAAGTAGCGGAGCAATGTCACGCTCAAGGTGCTGAGTTTGTATTGACAAACGCGCCTATCGCTATGCGTATGGGTGAAATCAACGAATTGGCTGAGGCTACGGGATCACTTATCATTCCTGCGGATGCCACCAATATGGAAGATCTTGACAAGCTGTTCAAGGGTGCAGTTGAGCACTTGGGAGGTAAGCTTGATTTCGTGTTGCATTCCATCGGAATGTCTGTCAATGTTCGCAAAGGCAAGCATTACACCGACTTGAATTACGATTGGTTGGAGAAAGGATGGGACGTGTCAGCAGTTTCTTTCCATAAGGTTATGCAAACCGCATGGAATCTAGATTGCATGAATGAGTGGGGAAGTATCCTCGCATTGACGTACATGGCAGCACAGCGCACCTTCCCAGATTACAATGATATGGCCGACAACAAGGCGTATTTGGAATCTATTGCACGTAGCTTCGGTTACCACTGGGGTGTGAAGAAGAATGTTCGTGTGAATACCATTAGTCAGTCACCAACCATGACAACTGCAGGTTCTGGTGTCAAAGGATTTGATGGTTTTGTAGCCTACGCAGACAAGATGTCTCCACTGGGTAATGCTGATGCAGATGAGTGTGCATCATACTGTGTTATGATGTTCAGCGATTTCACGAAGAAAGTGACGCTTCAAAACCTCTACCACGATGGCGGCTTCTCAAACATGGGAGTGAGCGATGTGGTTATGGATCAATTCATATCAGGAGGAGAGAAGTAA